A stretch of the Marivirga tractuosa DSM 4126 genome encodes the following:
- a CDS encoding DEAD/DEAH box helicase: protein MSQDTASFQDFKLNKQLFNAIDDLGYQKPSEIQVKAIPRILNGHDVIGIAQTGTGKTAAFVLPLLMKLKYAQGHDPRALIIAPTRELVMQVYENILELGKYTDLRTVCLYGGIGPKKQAQEVAEGCDIIVATPGRLLDIYSAGVLQPKQIKTFILDEADRMMDMGFMPQIRRVLELLPMKKQNLFFSATFPEKVEKYAYEFTDFPEKVEVTPETMTAELIEQSLYHVPNFLTKINLLKYLFENEDFSRVLIFVRTRKNANNVYSFIERKISEEVRVIHANKAQSTRINAINEFKSGNVRVLVSTDVTARGIDVEEVSHVINFEVPNKYEDYVHRIGRTGRAEHHGIAISFVDPSDVYHINKIEELIQKKIKVIDLPKEIELMDTLPSEKKDMEQEIDRQKHLENPDFQGAFHEKKKKNLSGKARDKAFGNKPKDKRRKK from the coding sequence ATGTCGCAAGATACCGCATCCTTTCAAGATTTTAAACTCAACAAACAATTATTCAATGCCATTGATGATTTGGGTTATCAAAAACCTTCTGAAATTCAAGTAAAAGCAATCCCTAGGATTTTGAATGGACATGATGTTATTGGCATTGCGCAAACTGGGACAGGCAAAACAGCAGCTTTTGTATTGCCACTTTTAATGAAATTGAAATATGCTCAAGGTCACGACCCCAGGGCTTTGATCATAGCCCCTACCCGCGAATTGGTGATGCAGGTATATGAAAACATTCTTGAGTTGGGGAAATACACTGATTTACGAACTGTTTGCCTTTATGGTGGAATTGGTCCAAAAAAACAAGCACAAGAAGTAGCCGAAGGTTGTGATATTATAGTCGCAACTCCCGGCAGGCTTTTAGATATTTATAGTGCTGGCGTATTACAACCCAAACAAATCAAAACTTTTATATTGGATGAGGCTGACAGAATGATGGACATGGGATTTATGCCGCAAATCCGTAGGGTTTTGGAACTTTTGCCGATGAAAAAGCAAAACCTATTTTTCTCTGCTACCTTTCCTGAGAAGGTTGAAAAATATGCTTATGAATTTACAGACTTCCCAGAAAAAGTAGAAGTCACCCCTGAAACTATGACTGCCGAATTAATTGAGCAGTCTTTATATCACGTACCCAATTTCCTAACCAAAATAAACCTCTTGAAATATCTTTTTGAAAATGAAGATTTCAGTAGGGTTTTGATTTTTGTAAGGACTCGAAAGAATGCTAATAATGTTTACAGTTTTATTGAGCGGAAAATCAGTGAGGAAGTGCGTGTGATTCATGCCAATAAGGCACAATCTACCCGAATCAATGCCATCAATGAATTCAAATCGGGGAATGTGAGGGTATTAGTAAGCACTGATGTAACGGCCAGGGGAATTGATGTTGAGGAAGTGAGCCATGTAATCAACTTTGAAGTCCCTAATAAATATGAGGATTACGTTCACCGTATCGGGCGAACTGGCCGAGCAGAACACCATGGGATTGCCATTAGCTTTGTTGACCCTTCCGATGTTTACCATATCAATAAAATTGAGGAATTAATTCAAAAGAAAATCAAGGTAATTGATTTGCCAAAAGAAATCGAATTGATGGATACCTTGCCGTCAGAGAAAAAGGATATGGAGCAGGAAATTGACCGGCAAAAGCATCTAGAAAATCCTGATTTCCAAGGCGCTTTCCATGAAAAGAAAAAGAAGAATCTAAGCGGAAAAGCCAGGGACAAGGCATTTGGCAACAAGCCGAAGGATAAGCGGAGGAAGAAATGA
- a CDS encoding MFS transporter, which translates to MSNWKTLITEYKYILSLGFVFAYFSSFGQTFLISLYVPDIESWLGLNNTSMGSLYAAATVASAFTLPTLGSVFDRMKLGSYMAMILIGLMTALLVLSFSMHIIMVFVGLYMLRLFGQGLMSHTAVSTMSRYFDSNRGKAIGIATTGHPFGEATMPVVITLLIGWLGWRGSLQLNAAIVFVFIMPLVYWLYSKKQKGQVQVELEVGLGTTKVSAWKILSHKAFLIIAPAVFALGFTNTAIFFFQLKLGAAKGWSAAWVSSSLAAFAGASALGMFIAGPYIDKLTAKKLFPFVLIPYVIGVLTLLISDSPIIYPLSLALMGFANGFGGTVKNALFVEIFGADIIGKVRSLFVTVMVLSTALGPLFFGVLVDAGYTFNEVFLRNALGIALVILWSFRIKRFQS; encoded by the coding sequence ATGAGTAATTGGAAAACATTAATTACAGAATATAAATACATTTTAAGCTTAGGCTTTGTATTTGCCTATTTTTCCAGTTTTGGGCAGACCTTTCTGATTTCGCTTTATGTGCCTGATATTGAGAGTTGGTTAGGGCTCAATAATACTTCTATGGGTAGTTTATATGCAGCAGCGACAGTTGCATCAGCTTTCACTTTGCCTACTTTAGGGAGCGTATTTGACCGAATGAAGTTGGGCAGTTATATGGCTATGATTTTAATAGGTCTAATGACTGCCTTGCTGGTTTTATCATTCTCTATGCATATCATCATGGTTTTTGTTGGACTTTATATGTTAAGACTTTTTGGACAGGGATTGATGAGCCATACAGCTGTTTCCACCATGTCGAGATACTTTGACAGCAATCGAGGGAAAGCCATAGGAATTGCTACAACTGGCCATCCATTTGGAGAAGCTACTATGCCTGTTGTCATTACTTTATTAATAGGGTGGCTAGGATGGCGTGGATCGCTACAGTTAAATGCGGCTATTGTATTTGTGTTTATCATGCCATTAGTTTATTGGCTCTACAGCAAAAAACAGAAAGGACAAGTCCAGGTTGAGCTGGAAGTTGGTTTGGGTACAACTAAAGTGAGTGCCTGGAAGATCTTAAGCCATAAAGCATTTTTAATTATTGCTCCCGCTGTTTTTGCTTTAGGATTTACCAATACAGCCATCTTCTTTTTCCAGTTAAAGTTAGGTGCAGCAAAAGGCTGGAGCGCAGCTTGGGTTTCTTCTTCTTTGGCAGCCTTTGCCGGAGCAAGCGCTTTGGGAATGTTTATAGCTGGACCTTATATTGATAAACTGACCGCCAAAAAGCTATTCCCTTTTGTGTTGATTCCTTATGTGATTGGAGTGCTGACCCTATTAATCAGTGATTCGCCCATTATCTACCCTTTATCTCTAGCTCTAATGGGTTTTGCTAATGGATTTGGCGGGACGGTGAAAAATGCTCTTTTCGTAGAAATATTCGGTGCAGACATTATCGGGAAAGTAAGAAGTTTATTTGTGACTGTTATGGTGTTAAGTACTGCTTTAGGTCCTTTGTTTTTCGGAGTTTTAGTTGATGCAGGATATACCTTTAATGAAGTTTTTCTACGTAATGCTCTTGGGATTGCGTTAGTGATTTTGTGGAGTTTTAGAATTAAACGCTTCCAATCATGA
- a CDS encoding S9 family peptidase, protein MKKLVLSLLLVILYGSTSIAQEIGELSVQKIMRDPAWIGHSPDNFYWGENNDQLFFNWNPQDHPDDSLYAYNFEKGEAILISHEEELKYPDRRGIYNKARTEKLFIRDGNLYLSEIKTGNIEPLIESSQRISNTGFLLDEQKIFYVVNNNIFTWDRKSGKTRQLVEFSKEAEPKEKSAKKSDKEEWLNNQQLELFSVLKENKERKEKSDEYKESIKSDGIPTIYLDGKRLIESIISPDGNYVIYRLYISPKGDDNTIVPDYVTESGYTKDLNARSKVGGEQAHMELGVFNLKTRESKIVNIDEVEGLKQIPEFWSDYPERKEEDFESRKMIFQSPLFSDDGNFVVIDARATDNKDRWLFLLNPETAKLDLVDRQRDEAWIAGPGVGYAWGGSTKGFLADNKTLYFQSEESGYSHLYSVDLSKTKKKKKQLTKGEFEIYDVNLSNDKNHFYFLANPESPGIRNLYKLPVSGGKMEQLTSDKGGMEYALAPDESKIAIRKSTAAQPWELYVMDNQPNAEAKRITNSISDEFKSYDWRTPEYITFEAEDGAEVHARLYQPEGGSNGKPAVIFVHGAGYLQNAHQWWSSYFREYMFHNLLADNGYTVLDIDYRGSAGYGRDWRTGIYRHMGGKDLSDQVDGAKYLVDELGVDEENIGIYGGSYGGFITLMALFNEAETFKSGAALRSVTDWAHYNHGYTSNILNTPVDDPIAYERSSPIYFAEGLEGNLLIAHGMVDTNVHFQDVVRLSQRLIELGKENWEMAVYPVESHGFVEPSSWTDEYRRIFELFEDTLKE, encoded by the coding sequence GAGTTAAGTGTTCAGAAAATAATGCGTGATCCCGCGTGGATAGGGCATTCACCCGATAATTTCTATTGGGGAGAAAACAACGATCAACTTTTCTTTAATTGGAATCCCCAAGATCATCCCGATGATTCACTTTATGCCTATAATTTTGAAAAAGGTGAGGCGATACTAATAAGCCATGAAGAGGAATTGAAATATCCTGATCGTAGAGGAATTTACAATAAAGCCAGAACAGAGAAACTCTTTATTAGAGATGGCAATCTATACTTATCGGAAATTAAAACAGGGAATATCGAGCCTTTGATTGAGAGTTCACAGAGAATTTCTAACACTGGCTTCTTATTAGATGAGCAGAAAATATTTTATGTAGTCAATAACAATATTTTTACCTGGGATAGGAAATCGGGTAAAACTCGCCAATTGGTGGAATTTAGTAAAGAAGCCGAACCTAAAGAGAAGAGTGCCAAAAAATCAGATAAGGAAGAGTGGTTAAATAATCAACAACTAGAATTATTTAGCGTGCTGAAAGAAAACAAGGAGAGAAAGGAAAAATCTGACGAGTATAAAGAAAGTATTAAGTCTGATGGTATTCCCACCATTTATTTAGATGGCAAAAGATTGATTGAATCCATTATCAGTCCTGATGGAAATTATGTTATATACCGACTATACATTTCTCCGAAAGGAGATGATAATACCATTGTGCCAGATTACGTGACCGAGTCGGGTTATACAAAGGATTTAAATGCCCGTTCAAAAGTTGGAGGGGAACAAGCGCACATGGAGTTGGGTGTTTTCAATCTCAAAACTAGAGAGAGTAAAATAGTAAACATTGATGAGGTAGAAGGGCTTAAACAAATTCCTGAATTCTGGAGTGATTATCCTGAAAGAAAAGAAGAAGATTTTGAAAGCAGAAAAATGATTTTTCAATCGCCTTTATTTTCTGATGATGGTAATTTCGTTGTGATTGATGCTAGAGCTACTGATAATAAAGACAGATGGTTGTTTTTGCTCAATCCTGAAACAGCCAAATTAGATTTAGTTGACCGACAAAGAGATGAAGCTTGGATTGCTGGTCCAGGAGTAGGATATGCATGGGGAGGGTCTACCAAAGGATTTTTGGCTGATAATAAGACATTATATTTTCAGTCCGAAGAAAGTGGTTACAGCCATCTTTATTCAGTGGATTTAAGCAAAACAAAAAAGAAGAAAAAGCAATTGACAAAAGGCGAATTCGAAATTTATGATGTGAATTTATCCAATGACAAAAATCACTTCTATTTCTTGGCTAATCCTGAAAGCCCGGGAATTCGGAATTTATATAAATTACCTGTTAGCGGTGGGAAGATGGAGCAGTTGACTTCTGATAAAGGTGGAATGGAATATGCACTTGCACCCGATGAAAGTAAAATTGCCATAAGGAAAAGTACCGCTGCTCAACCTTGGGAACTATATGTTATGGATAATCAACCCAATGCAGAAGCTAAAAGAATTACCAATTCCATTTCTGATGAATTTAAATCCTACGATTGGAGAACTCCAGAATACATTACTTTTGAAGCCGAAGATGGAGCAGAGGTTCATGCTCGTCTTTATCAGCCAGAAGGTGGAAGTAATGGCAAACCAGCTGTGATTTTTGTGCATGGAGCCGGTTATTTGCAAAATGCTCATCAATGGTGGAGCTCCTATTTCAGAGAATACATGTTCCATAATCTACTAGCAGATAATGGCTATACGGTTTTAGATATTGACTACAGAGGAAGTGCCGGTTATGGCAGAGATTGGAGAACGGGAATCTACCGCCACATGGGAGGCAAAGATTTAAGTGACCAAGTAGATGGCGCCAAGTATTTGGTTGATGAATTGGGCGTAGATGAAGAAAATATAGGGATTTATGGTGGTTCTTATGGTGGTTTCATCACTTTAATGGCGCTTTTCAATGAAGCGGAAACTTTCAAATCAGGTGCTGCTTTAAGATCAGTAACAGATTGGGCGCATTATAATCATGGATATACAAGCAACATCTTAAATACTCCAGTGGATGATCCGATTGCCTATGAAAGAAGTTCACCCATTTATTTTGCTGAAGGTTTAGAAGGAAATTTATTAATTGCTCATGGCATGGTAGATACCAATGTGCATTTTCAGGATGTAGTGCGGTTATCCCAAAGACTAATTGAATTAGGCAAAGAAAATTGGGAAATGGCAGTTTATCCTGTAGAGAGCCACGGATTCGTAGAGCCAAGCAGCTGGACAGATGAATATAGAAGGATTTTTGAGTTGTTTGAGGATACTTTGAAGGAGTAA